The window GAGTCCTTGGGCTCGATGAAGGTCCTGCCCACGTAGTGGTTGCGCGTAAGCCCCTTTTCGAAGGGCAGCCCGCTCTGCTCGGCGTAGCCGATGGCGGCGGCCACACCGGAGTCCGGGACGGGCACCACGATGTCGGCCTCTACCGGGTGTTCGCGGGCCAGCATCCGGCCGAACCGTTTTCTCACGGCGTAGACGTTGGCGCCGAATATGGTGCTGTCGGGCCTTGCGAAGTAGATGAACTCGAAGACGCAGGGCGTGTAGCCGGCCCCGGCGAAGGGCTTGAAGGACTTAAGTCCGCTCTCGTTTATGAGCAGCACCTCGCCGGGCTCGATATCCCTTACGTAGCGGGCCTCGATGAGGTCGAAGGCGCAGGTCTCGGAGGCGACGACCCAGGCGTCCCTGAGCCTGCCCAGCGCAAGGGGTCGGAAGCCGTTGGGGTCGCGCACGGCGACCAGGTTCTTCTCGGTGAGCACCAGGAGCGAGTACGCCCCCCTCACCTGCTCGAGCGCCGCCGCGAGCCTCTCCACAAGGGTGTTTTCGCGGCGGGCGGCTATGAGGTGGACTATGACCTCCGTGTCCATGTTGGACTGGAAGATGGAGCCGTAGGCCTCGAGCTCGGCCCTCACGCGCATGGCGTTCACGAGGTTGCCGTTGTGGGCGATGGCGAGCCCTCCCCTCGAGTACTCGACGACGAAGGGCTGGGCGTTCCTTATGTGCGAATCGCCGGAGGTCGAATACCTCACGTGGCCTATGGCCATGGACCCCTTGAGCTCCGAGAGGACGTCGGCCGTGAAGGTGTCGGCCACGAGCCCCATGCCCTTGTGGGAGTGGAGCTTCTCACCGTCGGAGGAGGCTATGCCGGAGCTCTCCTGCCCCCTGTGCTGGAGGGCGTAGAGCCCCAGGTAGGCGAGGTTGGCCGCCTCCGGGTGTCCGTAGACGCCGAAGACGCCGCACTCGTCGTGAAACCTGTCGTCCATCAACCGGAAACCTCCCATACCCGCCGTCCCGGCAAAGGCCGGTCCGAAGAGAGTGCCTTGGGCCGCCCTATCTTCCGGCAAAGGCTTCGACGGCTCCGCTCCAGGCCTTCTCCACATCCTTCACCGCGACGTCGACGAGGTCGTTTATCCTGAGCCTGTCGCCGCCCACGCGGCCTATCACCGTGAACGGCACGCCCGCGCGGGCGCAGAGCCCGCGCAGCGACTCCACGTCGCCGGGAGCCGCGCTCGCCACGACGCGGCCGTGGCCCTCGCCGAAGAGGAGGGCGTCGGGACGCATGGAGCCGCCGTCGATCTCGACGACGGCGCCCAGGGGGCCGCCGGGACTCATGCAGGCCTCGGCGAGGGCCACGGCGAGCCCTCCGTCCGAGAGGTCGTGGGCCGAGCGCAGAAGGCGCAGTGCCGCGGCCTCGACGCAGAGGGCGTGGAGCGAACGCTCGCCCTCGAGGTCGGGCCCGGGCGGCATCCCGGCGTCGACGCCGTGGACGACCTTCAGGTACTCGCTTGCGCCGAGCGTCGGCTCGGCGTCGCCGAGAAGGACGATGACGTCGCCCTCGCGGGAGAACCACTGGACGGTGCGGCTCTCCACGTCGTCGAGAAGGCCCACCATGCCCACAGTCGGCGTCGGATAGACCGAGCGGCCCGAAGTCTCGTTGTAGAAACTCACGTTTCCGCTCACCACCGGCACGCCGAGGGCCCTGCAGGCGTCGCTCATGCCCCGTATGGACTCCCTGAACTGCCACATCACCTCCGGGCGCTCGGGGTTGCCGAAGTTGAGACAGTCGGTCACGGCCAGCGCCCTTGCGCCGCTGACGGCGAGGTTCCTCGCGGCCTCGACGACGGCGGCGGCCCCGCCCCTGTAGGGGTCGAGGTAGCAGTAGCGCGAGTTGCAGTCCACGGTGAGGGCCAGGCCCTTCTTCGTGCCCTTTATCCTCAGCACGGCTGCGTCCGAGCCCGGAGAGACGACCGTGTCGGTGCGGACCGTGTGATCGTACTGGCGGTAGACCCAGCGCTTGCTCGCAATGTTGAGCGAGCCCATGAGCGTGACGAGCGCGGCGCCGAGGTCGTCGGGAACCGGCAGCCCCGCCGTATCGAGCCTGGCGGCCCCGTCGTGCGAGGGGGGCCGCGCGGCGGGCCTGTCGTAGACCGGCGCCGCATCGGTGAGGGCGTCGACCGGGATGTCGGCCTCCACGTTCCCGCCGTCGCGCACCACGACGCGGCCCGTATCGGTCACCTCGCCTATGACGGCCGCCTCGAGGTCCCACTTCCTGAATATCTCCATGAGAGGGCCTTCGCAGCCCCGGCGCGCAACGATGAGCATCCGCTCCTGGCTCTCCGAGAGCATGACCTCGTAGGCGTTCATCCCCTCCTCGCGCCTCGGCACGCGCGAGACGTCGATCTCGATGCCCGCGCCTCCGCGCGAGGCCATCTCAACGCTCGACGACGTGAGCCCCGCGGCCCCCATGTCCTGGATGCCGACGATGTAATCGGTCCTGAAGGCCTCGAGGCACGCCTCGAGCAGGAGCTTTTCCGTGAAGGGGTCGCCCACCTGGACCGTGGGACGGCGCTCCTCGCCCCCCTCGCCGAAGACGTCGCTCGCCATGACGGCGCCGTGGATGCCGTCGCGGCCCGTCTTGGAGCCCACGTATATGACGGGATTGCCCGGACCCGCGGCCCTGCCGAGGAATATGGCGTCCCTCTTCGCAACGCCGACCGTCATGGCGTTGACCAGGCAGTTGCCGTCGTAGCTCTCGTGGAAAGAGACCTCGCCGCCCACGGTGGGCACGCCCATGCAGTTGCCGTAGCCCGCTATGCCGGCCACCACCCCCTCGAAGAGGTACCTGGTCCTCGGGTTCTCCGTCGAGCCGAAACGCAGCGAGTTGAGCGAGGCCACGGGCCTTGCGCCCATGGTGAATATGTCGCGCAGTATGCCGCCCACGCCGGTGG is drawn from Deltaproteobacteria bacterium and contains these coding sequences:
- a CDS encoding amidophosphoribosyltransferase; the encoded protein is MDDRFHDECGVFGVYGHPEAANLAYLGLYALQHRGQESSGIASSDGEKLHSHKGMGLVADTFTADVLSELKGSMAIGHVRYSTSGDSHIRNAQPFVVEYSRGGLAIAHNGNLVNAMRVRAELEAYGSIFQSNMDTEVIVHLIAARRENTLVERLAAALEQVRGAYSLLVLTEKNLVAVRDPNGFRPLALGRLRDAWVVASETCAFDLIEARYVRDIEPGEVLLINESGLKSFKPFAGAGYTPCVFEFIYFARPDSTIFGANVYAVRKRFGRMLAREHPVEADIVVPVPDSGVAAAIGYAEQSGLPFEKGLTRNHYVGRTFIEPKDSIRHFGVKIKLNAIGDIIRGKRVVVVDDSIVRGTTSRKIIKMIREAGAREIHMRISSPPTICSCHYGIDTPTRDELIAARKSIDEINAFITSDTLGYLSVEGMYAAVAGAGSSFCDACFTGDYPVECMEPGPPQLTLFK
- the purL gene encoding phosphoribosylformylglycinamidine synthase subunit PurL → MKISEETVRDHGLTAGEYGKIVEVLGREPNLVELGIFSVMWSEHCSYKSSRVHLRNFPTEAPHVIQGPGENAGVVDIGGGLAVVFKMESHNHPSFIEPYQGAATGVGGILRDIFTMGARPVASLNSLRFGSTENPRTRYLFEGVVAGIAGYGNCMGVPTVGGEVSFHESYDGNCLVNAMTVGVAKRDAIFLGRAAGPGNPVIYVGSKTGRDGIHGAVMASDVFGEGGEERRPTVQVGDPFTEKLLLEACLEAFRTDYIVGIQDMGAAGLTSSSVEMASRGGAGIEIDVSRVPRREEGMNAYEVMLSESQERMLIVARRGCEGPLMEIFRKWDLEAAVIGEVTDTGRVVVRDGGNVEADIPVDALTDAAPVYDRPAARPPSHDGAARLDTAGLPVPDDLGAALVTLMGSLNIASKRWVYRQYDHTVRTDTVVSPGSDAAVLRIKGTKKGLALTVDCNSRYCYLDPYRGGAAAVVEAARNLAVSGARALAVTDCLNFGNPERPEVMWQFRESIRGMSDACRALGVPVVSGNVSFYNETSGRSVYPTPTVGMVGLLDDVESRTVQWFSREGDVIVLLGDAEPTLGASEYLKVVHGVDAGMPPGPDLEGERSLHALCVEAAALRLLRSAHDLSDGGLAVALAEACMSPGGPLGAVVEIDGGSMRPDALLFGEGHGRVVASAAPGDVESLRGLCARAGVPFTVIGRVGGDRLRINDLVDVAVKDVEKAWSGAVEAFAGR